The genome window ACCTACGAAATTCAATATGGTCACGTCGAGCGTCCGACGCATCGCAATACCTCATGGGATATGGCGAAGTTCGAAGTCTGTGGACATCATTGGGCGCATCTCGCCGAGCCAGACTATGGCGTCGCGTTGCTGAACGACTGCAAGTATGGCTACTGCTGTCAGGGCAATATGCTGCGCTTGACCTTGCTCAATGCGAGCACCTTCCCAGATCCGGTTGCAGACCGTGGGCGCCATGAGTTTACCTATGCGTTCTTCCCGCATGCCGGCACTTTGCAGCAGGGTGGTGTGGTCGAAGAGGGCTACCGCTTGAATCATCCGCTTGCCGTCTCGAAAGTCGCGCCAAGCGCTGAGGGATCTTTGCCTGCACAGCAATCGCTGGTCTCGGTAGATCGTTCGGGAGTGCTCGTGAGCGCTTTGAAGGTTGCTGAAGAGGGCGACGCAGTGATCGTTCGTCTCTACGAAGCGCACGGCACACGCGGCAAGGTCAAGGTGGATCTTGGTCTCGATGTTAATCAGGTTCGCCGTTGCGATCTGCTGGAGCGTCCGGGGGACAGCATTGATTTCGATACGCAGAGCAAGTGTTTCGAAATCGAAGTGAAACCATTTGAAATTGTGACGGTGCACTGCACGCGTGTATAATTTCCGTGCTTAATTTCACCCAACGATAGAGACTTCATTCCATGCGCGATACATTCCTAAAGATACTGACTCTGCTGCCTTTGGCTGTCGCATCTGCGACGCTCACAGCGGATACAACGACACAGCCAAACATTGTCTTCATCTTTTCGGACGACCATGCGCTGAATGCGATTTCGGCCTATGGTGGACCGCTCAAGGATGTCGCGCCGACACCGAATATTGATCGTCTCGCAAATGAAGGGGCGATCTTTACGCAGTCCTTTGTCGCGAATTCGATCTGTGGGCCCTCGCGCGCCTGCATCCTCACGGGGAAGCACAGCCATGTGAACGGTTTTCGCCAAAATGGGGATCGCTTCGATGGTGGGCAGGATACCTTCCCGAAGCGCTTGCAAGATGCTGGCTATCAAACCGCAGTGATTGGCAAATGGCACCTGGGCACCGAGCCCGTTGGTTTTGACCACTGGGAGGTGCTGCCGGGGCAGGGTTATTACTATAAGCCTAAGTTTCGCACGCCTGGGGGGATTGTGGTTCGTGAGGGGTATGTGACGGATTTGATCACCGATATGAGTATCGAGTGGTTGGAGAATCGCGACCAGAGCAAACCCTTTATGTTGATGTCGCAGCATAAAGCGCCGCATCGCAATTGGGTCGCTGCTCAGCGCCATTTGACCTTATTTGACGATGTCGAGATGCCTGTGCCGTATACACTTTTCGACGATTATTCGGGCCGCTCTGAAGTATTGAAAACCAATGAAATGACCTTGGATCGTCATTTTCACTGGAAGCACGATTTGAAGTTTCATGGGCGGACACCGTTTCCTGAGCAATTCTATGACGACTGGCCCAATGACGAGTATCCACGCATGACTGCGCAGGAAAAGGCAAATTGG of Lentimonas sp. CC4 contains these proteins:
- a CDS encoding sulfatase, whose amino-acid sequence is MRDTFLKILTLLPLAVASATLTADTTTQPNIVFIFSDDHALNAISAYGGPLKDVAPTPNIDRLANEGAIFTQSFVANSICGPSRACILTGKHSHVNGFRQNGDRFDGGQDTFPKRLQDAGYQTAVIGKWHLGTEPVGFDHWEVLPGQGYYYKPKFRTPGGIVVREGYVTDLITDMSIEWLENRDQSKPFMLMSQHKAPHRNWVAAQRHLTLFDDVEMPVPYTLFDDYSGRSEVLKTNEMTLDRHFHWKHDLKFHGRTPFPEQFYDDWPNDEYPRMTAQEKANWDAAYEPKNQKLIAAMKEGEMSDEDILLWKYHRYIRDYLRVIRAVDENVGRLLDYLDEAGLSENTIVIYSSDQGFYLGEHGWYDKRWMFEQSLSMPFLVRWPAVIEAGTRNEALIQNIDYAPTFLEVAGAEVPDAIQGESLLPLFQGEQPKDWRESIYYAYYENPGVHNVPQHDGVRTDRYKLFYMPQYDEWQMFDLEKDPEEMTSVYDHPEYAPIRKQLTEEYQRIREHYDCLDYSEYVKEPRAKGLKPHQ